The Rhodopirellula halodulae genome includes the window CCCCGCTTCGATCTCGGTCGCGATTGGTTTGAACGTTGTCGCCGTTCCGTTGGCGGCGTGGTGGATCGCGGGGTGGATGGCTCCGGATTGGCGAGCTGCGTTCTACGTGGCGTCGTTGGTGCCCTGCACATTGGCGTCGGCGATGGTGTGGACTCGGCGCGCCGGTGGCGATGAATCCATTCCCATGGTGACAACCGTGGTCACCAATTTGGCCTGTGTTGCGGTGATCCCGATCGGATGGTGGATGGTGTCGCAGTCGGAAACGGTTGCGGTGCTGTCGCAGGCTGCTGAATCCGTCGTGGCGTCTGCGCCTGCCAACGGGGCACCCTCCATCGTCGACCAAGTCATCAAGTTGGTTGGCATTGTGGTTGTCCCGCTGTCGGTTGCGCAGTGGATGCGAAAGCGTGGTTGGGCGGAGTGGGCGGACCGGAGCAAACGTCGTTTGTCCACCGCCGCCCAGGGTGGCATCTTGGTCATGGTGATGTTCGGCGCCGTGACCAGCGCGGATCGATTGTCCGAAATCACACGGGATGGCGGCGTGGCCGTGTTCGTTCAGTTGATCGCCACGGCGAGTGTGATTCATTTGGTGGTTTTGGCGGGAGCGATTGCTGTGATTCGTTGGTGTCTGCAACGTCCTCGCGAAACACAAATTGCCGTGGGGTTCTCCGCCAGTCAGAAAACACTGGCGATCGGACTGCAGGCGTCGATCGATTTCGGTGTCAGCGTCTTGCCGATGATTGTCTATCACATCGCGCAGTTGGTTTGGGACACTGTGATCGCCGATGCTTGGTCAAAAAGCGTCGATCCGGTCTCACCGGACGAGACGGTCGAGTGAAGCGTAAACAGAGCAGAATAGTTGTCTTCAACTGTTCCGACTGGCAACACTCAAAGGCCAAGCCGCCTCGCGACCAAGCCCTTTCTGTCTGTTCTCGCCACACCAGCGGCAAGGTG containing:
- a CDS encoding bile acid:sodium symporter family protein, translated to MLAWGRRHGFLITLAILFAIGFFAAERLRPVAEMTWLRNAIVFAVMWASGVTLPLQSVQQSIRRPASISVAIGLNVVAVPLAAWWIAGWMAPDWRAAFYVASLVPCTLASAMVWTRRAGGDESIPMVTTVVTNLACVAVIPIGWWMVSQSETVAVLSQAAESVVASAPANGAPSIVDQVIKLVGIVVVPLSVAQWMRKRGWAEWADRSKRRLSTAAQGGILVMVMFGAVTSADRLSEITRDGGVAVFVQLIATASVIHLVVLAGAIAVIRWCLQRPRETQIAVGFSASQKTLAIGLQASIDFGVSVLPMIVYHIAQLVWDTVIADAWSKSVDPVSPDETVE